In the Gossypium raimondii isolate GPD5lz chromosome 9, ASM2569854v1, whole genome shotgun sequence genome, one interval contains:
- the LOC105799117 gene encoding topless-related protein 1 isoform X2, which yields MSSLSRELVFLILQFLDEEKFKETVHKLEQESGFFFNMKYFEDEVHNGNWDDVEKYLSGFTKVDDNRYSMKIFFEIRKQKYLEALDKHDRSKAVEILVKDLKVFATFNEELFKEITQLLTLENFRENEQLSKYGDTKSARAIMLVELKKLIEANPLFRDKLQFPTLKNSRLRTLINQSLNWQHQLCKNPRPNPDIKTLFVDHSCGQPNGARAPSPANNPLLGSLPKAGGFPPLGAHGPFQPTPAPVPAPLAGWMSNPSAVTHPAVSAGAIGLGASSIPAALKHPRTPPTNPSVDYPSADSDHVSKRARPMGISDEVNLPVNVLQVTFPGHGHSQTFIAPDDLPKAVARTLNQGSSPMSMDFHPVRQTLLLVGTNVGDIALWEVGSRERLVSKNFKVWDLSVCSMPLQAALVKDPAVSVNRVIWSPDGSLFGVAYSRHIVQIYSYHGGDEVRQHLEIDAHVGGVNDIAFSLPNKQLCVITCGDDKTIKVWDASNGTKQYTFEGHEAHVYSVCPHYKENIQFIFSTALDGKIKAWLYDNMGSRVDYEAPGRWCTTMAYSADGTRLFSCGTSKEGESFIVEWNESEGAVKRTYQGFRKRSLGVVQFDTTKNRYLAAGDDFSIKFWDMDNVQPLTSYDAEGGLPASPRIRFNKDGSLLAVSANDNGIKILANSDGMRLLRTLENLSYDNSRTPEAPKPTINPISTAAAATSAALADRSASVVAIPGMNGDVRSFADVKPRITEESSDKSKIWKLTEISESSQCRSLRLPENLRVTKISRLIFTNSGNAILALASNAIHLLWKWQRSDRNSNGKATASVSPQLWQPSSGILMTNDVADTNPEEAVPCFALSKNDSYVMSASGGKISLFNMMTFKTMATFMPPPPAATFLAFHPQDNNIIAIGMDDSTIQIYNVRVDEVKSKLIGHSKRITGLAFSHALNVLVSSGADSQLCVWNTDGWEKQKTKFLQIPVGITPTAQSETRVQFHQDQIRLLVVHETQLALYETTKLECFKQWVPRESFAPITHATFSCDSQLVYASFLDATICVFVAANLRPRCRINPSAYLPASVSSNVHPLVIAAHPSEPNEFAVGLSDGGVHVFEPLESENRWGVPQSADNGSASSITATPSVAAQGSEQAQR from the exons ATGTCGTCTCTCAGTAGAGAGCTTGTTTTCTTGATCTTACAGTTCCTAGATGAGGAAAAGTTTAAAGAGACTGTTCACAA gCTTGAACAGGAATCTGGGTTTTTCTTcaatatgaaatattttgagGATGAAGTGCATAATGGAAATTGGGATGACGTTGAGAAATACCTCTCTGGTTTTACCAAGGTCGATGACAATCGATATTCCATGAAAATCTTTTTCGAGATAAGAAAGCAGAAGTATCTTGAGGCATTGGATAA gCATGATCGATCCAAAGCTGTGGAGATATTAGTTAAGGATTTGAAAGTTTTTGCTACATTTAATGAGGAACTTTTTAAGGAAATCACTCAGCTTCTGACGTTGGAGAATTTCAG AGAGAATGAACAGTTGTCAAAATATGGAGATACAAAGTCAGCTAGAGCAATCATGTTAGTTGAACTCAAGAAGCTTATTGAAGCAAATCCTTTATTCCGTGACAAATTGCAGTTCCCGACCCTTAAAAATTCGAGGTTACGAACCCTGATTAATCAGAG CTTGAATTGGCAGCATCAACTTTGTAAAAACCCAAGACCAAATCCAGATATAAAAACTCTCTTTGTGGATCACTCATGTGGGCAGCCAAATGGTGCACGAGCACCATCACCTGCCAATAATCCACTTCTTGGATCCTTACCAAAAGCTGGAGGTTTTCCTCCCTTAGGTGCTCATGGG CCTTTTCAACCTACGCCTGCACCGGTTCCAGCACCCCTTGCAGGTTGGATGTCAAATCCTTCAGCTGTAACTCATCCAGCAGTTTCAGCTGGTGCCATTGGTCTTGGTGCGTCTTCAATACCAG CTGCGTTGAAGCATCCAAGGACTCCTCCAACTAATCCGTCTGTAGACTACCCATCTGCAGACTCTGATCATGTTTCCAAAAGGGCCCGGCCCATGGGGATTTCCGATGAG GTAAATCTGCCAGTTAATGTGCTGCAGGTAACATTTCCGGGCCATGGTCACAGTCAAACTTTCATTGCACCTGACGATCTTCCGAAGGCTGTTGCAAGAACTCTGAATCAGGGTTCATCTCCTATGAGCATGGATTTCCATCCTGTTCGGCAGACTCTACTTCTAG TTGGTACCAACGTTGGAGACATTGCCTTGTGGGAAGTTGGCTCTCGGGAGCGGCTGGTTTCAAAGAACTTCAAAGTTTGGGATCTTAGTGTTTGTTCAATGCCTCTTCAG GCTGCTCTAGTCAAAGATCCTGCTGTCTCTGTAAATCGTGTAATTTGGAGTCCCGATGGTTCTTTATTCG GAGTTGCTTATTCAAGGCATATTGTGcaaatatattcttaccatGGTGGTGATGAAGTTCGACAGCATCTCGAG ATTGATGCTCATGTCGGTGGAGTAAATGATATTGCATTCTCTCTTCCAAATAAGCAACTTTGTGTAATAACTTGCGGTGATGACAAGACAATTAAG GTGTGGGATGCTTCCAATGGTACGAAGCAGTATACCTTTGAAGGTCACGAGGCTCACGTGTATTCTGTCTGCCCTCACTATAAAGAGAACATTCAG TTTATCTTTTCAACTGCCTTAGATGGAAAGATAAAGGCATGGTTGTATGATAATATGGGATCGCGGGTTGACTATGAAGCTCCTGGTCGGTGGTGCACAACCATGGCCTACAGTGCTGATGGTACAAG GCTTTTTTCATGTGGAACCAGTAAAGAAGGGGAGTCATTTATCGTAGAATGGAATGAAAGTGAAGGGGCTGTGAAGAGGACCTATCAAGGATTCCGCAAACGTTCTTTAGGTGTTGTGCAATTTGATACAACTAAGAACCGGTATTTGGCTGCTGGTGACGATTTCTCGATAAAATTCTGGGATATGGACAATGTTCAACCTTTGACCAGTTATGATGCCGAAGGAGGCCTTCCT GCAAGCCCACGGATCCGCTTTAATAAAGATGGCTCTCTCCTGGCTGTTTCAGCCAATGATAACGGAATTAAGATTTTGGCCAATTCAGATGGTATGCGATTGCTGCGCACTTTGGAGAATCTGTCTTATGATAACTCAAGAACACCGGAAGCTCCTAAA CCAACAATAAATCCAATCTCAACTGCAGCAGCAGCTACTAGTGCTGCACTTGCAGACAGAAGTGCATCTGTGGTTGCTATACCTGGAATG AATGGGGATGTCAGGAGTTTTGCGGATGTGAAACCCAGAATAACAGAAGAATCTAGTGATAAATCAAAGATTTGGAAGCTCACCGAAATCAGTGAATCTTCTCAGTGTCGATCCTTGAGGCTTCCTGAAAACTTGAGGGTGACCAAG ATATCAAGGTTAATCTTCACAAATTCCGGTAATGCTATCCTGGCGTTAGCATCAAATGCTATTCACTTGCTTTGGAAATGGCAGCGAAGTGATCGTAATTCAAATGGCAAG GCAACTGCCAGTGTATCACCTCAGTTGTGGCAACCATCAAGTGGCATTCTTATGACAAATGATGTTGCTGATACAAATCCAGAAGAGGCTGTTCCTTGTTTTGCTTTATCTAAGAATGATTCTTATGTAATGTCAGCATCTGGAGGAAAGATTTCCCTGTTTAATATGATGACATTTAAG ACAATGGCAACTTTCATGCCACCGCCACCTGCCGCGACTTTTCTTGCATTCCACCCACaagataataatattattgcTATTGGCATGGATGATTCAACAATTCAGATATATAATGTCCGTGTGGATGAG GTGAAGAGTAAACTCATAGGTCACTCCAAAAGAATAACTGGCCTTGCCTTCTCTCATGCACTGAATGTGCTTGTCTCATCCGGGGCAGATTCTCAG CTTTGTGTATGGAACACTGATGGATGGGAAAAGCAGAAGACTAAATTCTTGCAGATTCCTGTTGGGATAACACCAACTGCACAATCAGAGACACGCGTACAATTCCATCAAGACCAGATACGTCTTCTTGTTGTACATGAGACTCAGCTTGCCTTATACGAAACAACGAAGTTGGAATGTTTTAAGCAG TGGGTCCCTCGTGAATCTTTCGCGCCAATTACTCATGCAACATTTTCATGTGATAGCCAACTGGTATATGCCAGCTTTTTGGATGCAACTATTTGTGTGTTTGTTGCTGCAAACCTCAGACCACGTTGCCGTATAAATCCCTCTGCTTATCTGCCAGCTAGTGTCAG CTCCAATGTTCACCCTCTTGTAATTGCTGCTCATCCATCAGAGCCAAATGAATTTGCGGTGGGACTCTCCGATGGAGGGGTTCATGTCTTCGAGCCCCTAGAGTCTGAAAACAGATGGGGAGTGCCTCAATCAGCAGACAACGGGTCAGCCAGCAGTATAACAGCGACACCTTCAGTTGCAGCTCAAGGATCAGAACAAGCgcaaagatga
- the LOC105799117 gene encoding topless-related protein 1 isoform X1: MSSLSRELVFLILQFLDEEKFKETVHKLEQESGFFFNMKYFEDEVHNGNWDDVEKYLSGFTKVDDNRYSMKIFFEIRKQKYLEALDKHDRSKAVEILVKDLKVFATFNEELFKEITQLLTLENFRENEQLSKYGDTKSARAIMLVELKKLIEANPLFRDKLQFPTLKNSRLRTLINQSLNWQHQLCKNPRPNPDIKTLFVDHSCGQPNGARAPSPANNPLLGSLPKAGGFPPLGAHGPFQPTPAPVPAPLAGWMSNPSAVTHPAVSAGAIGLGASSIPAALKHPRTPPTNPSVDYPSADSDHVSKRARPMGISDEVNLPVNVLQVTFPGHGHSQTFIAPDDLPKAVARTLNQGSSPMSMDFHPVRQTLLLVGTNVGDIALWEVGSRERLVSKNFKVWDLSVCSMPLQAALVKDPAVSVNRVIWSPDGSLFGVAYSRHIVQIYSYHGGDEVRQHLEIDAHVGGVNDIAFSLPNKQLCVITCGDDKTIKVWDASNGTKQYTFEGHEAHVYSVCPHYKENIQFIFSTALDGKIKAWLYDNMGSRVDYEAPGRWCTTMAYSADGTRLFSCGTSKEGESFIVEWNESEGAVKRTYQGFRKRSLGVVQFDTTKNRYLAAGDDFSIKFWDMDNVQPLTSYDAEGGLPASPRIRFNKDGSLLAVSANDNGIKILANSDGMRLLRTLENLSYDNSRTPEAPKPTINPISTAAAATSAALADRSASVVAIPGMNGDVRSFADVKPRITEESSDKSKIWKLTEISESSQCRSLRLPENLRVTKISRLIFTNSGNAILALASNAIHLLWKWQRSDRNSNGKATASVSPQLWQPSSGILMTNDVADTNPEEAVPCFALSKNDSYVMSASGGKISLFNMMTFKTMATFMPPPPAATFLAFHPQDNNIIAIGMDDSTIQIYNVRVDEVKSKLIGHSKRITGLAFSHALNVLVSSGADSQLCVWNTDGWEKQKTKFLQIPVGITPTAQSETRVQFHQDQIRLLVVHETQLALYETTKLECFKQWVPRESFAPITHATFSCDSQLVYASFLDATICVFVAANLRPRCRINPSAYLPASVRYLDFACCYNLSPFELGMAATLSISDITILIQKRSFPLCCSSNVHPLVIAAHPSEPNEFAVGLSDGGVHVFEPLESENRWGVPQSADNGSASSITATPSVAAQGSEQAQR; this comes from the exons ATGTCGTCTCTCAGTAGAGAGCTTGTTTTCTTGATCTTACAGTTCCTAGATGAGGAAAAGTTTAAAGAGACTGTTCACAA gCTTGAACAGGAATCTGGGTTTTTCTTcaatatgaaatattttgagGATGAAGTGCATAATGGAAATTGGGATGACGTTGAGAAATACCTCTCTGGTTTTACCAAGGTCGATGACAATCGATATTCCATGAAAATCTTTTTCGAGATAAGAAAGCAGAAGTATCTTGAGGCATTGGATAA gCATGATCGATCCAAAGCTGTGGAGATATTAGTTAAGGATTTGAAAGTTTTTGCTACATTTAATGAGGAACTTTTTAAGGAAATCACTCAGCTTCTGACGTTGGAGAATTTCAG AGAGAATGAACAGTTGTCAAAATATGGAGATACAAAGTCAGCTAGAGCAATCATGTTAGTTGAACTCAAGAAGCTTATTGAAGCAAATCCTTTATTCCGTGACAAATTGCAGTTCCCGACCCTTAAAAATTCGAGGTTACGAACCCTGATTAATCAGAG CTTGAATTGGCAGCATCAACTTTGTAAAAACCCAAGACCAAATCCAGATATAAAAACTCTCTTTGTGGATCACTCATGTGGGCAGCCAAATGGTGCACGAGCACCATCACCTGCCAATAATCCACTTCTTGGATCCTTACCAAAAGCTGGAGGTTTTCCTCCCTTAGGTGCTCATGGG CCTTTTCAACCTACGCCTGCACCGGTTCCAGCACCCCTTGCAGGTTGGATGTCAAATCCTTCAGCTGTAACTCATCCAGCAGTTTCAGCTGGTGCCATTGGTCTTGGTGCGTCTTCAATACCAG CTGCGTTGAAGCATCCAAGGACTCCTCCAACTAATCCGTCTGTAGACTACCCATCTGCAGACTCTGATCATGTTTCCAAAAGGGCCCGGCCCATGGGGATTTCCGATGAG GTAAATCTGCCAGTTAATGTGCTGCAGGTAACATTTCCGGGCCATGGTCACAGTCAAACTTTCATTGCACCTGACGATCTTCCGAAGGCTGTTGCAAGAACTCTGAATCAGGGTTCATCTCCTATGAGCATGGATTTCCATCCTGTTCGGCAGACTCTACTTCTAG TTGGTACCAACGTTGGAGACATTGCCTTGTGGGAAGTTGGCTCTCGGGAGCGGCTGGTTTCAAAGAACTTCAAAGTTTGGGATCTTAGTGTTTGTTCAATGCCTCTTCAG GCTGCTCTAGTCAAAGATCCTGCTGTCTCTGTAAATCGTGTAATTTGGAGTCCCGATGGTTCTTTATTCG GAGTTGCTTATTCAAGGCATATTGTGcaaatatattcttaccatGGTGGTGATGAAGTTCGACAGCATCTCGAG ATTGATGCTCATGTCGGTGGAGTAAATGATATTGCATTCTCTCTTCCAAATAAGCAACTTTGTGTAATAACTTGCGGTGATGACAAGACAATTAAG GTGTGGGATGCTTCCAATGGTACGAAGCAGTATACCTTTGAAGGTCACGAGGCTCACGTGTATTCTGTCTGCCCTCACTATAAAGAGAACATTCAG TTTATCTTTTCAACTGCCTTAGATGGAAAGATAAAGGCATGGTTGTATGATAATATGGGATCGCGGGTTGACTATGAAGCTCCTGGTCGGTGGTGCACAACCATGGCCTACAGTGCTGATGGTACAAG GCTTTTTTCATGTGGAACCAGTAAAGAAGGGGAGTCATTTATCGTAGAATGGAATGAAAGTGAAGGGGCTGTGAAGAGGACCTATCAAGGATTCCGCAAACGTTCTTTAGGTGTTGTGCAATTTGATACAACTAAGAACCGGTATTTGGCTGCTGGTGACGATTTCTCGATAAAATTCTGGGATATGGACAATGTTCAACCTTTGACCAGTTATGATGCCGAAGGAGGCCTTCCT GCAAGCCCACGGATCCGCTTTAATAAAGATGGCTCTCTCCTGGCTGTTTCAGCCAATGATAACGGAATTAAGATTTTGGCCAATTCAGATGGTATGCGATTGCTGCGCACTTTGGAGAATCTGTCTTATGATAACTCAAGAACACCGGAAGCTCCTAAA CCAACAATAAATCCAATCTCAACTGCAGCAGCAGCTACTAGTGCTGCACTTGCAGACAGAAGTGCATCTGTGGTTGCTATACCTGGAATG AATGGGGATGTCAGGAGTTTTGCGGATGTGAAACCCAGAATAACAGAAGAATCTAGTGATAAATCAAAGATTTGGAAGCTCACCGAAATCAGTGAATCTTCTCAGTGTCGATCCTTGAGGCTTCCTGAAAACTTGAGGGTGACCAAG ATATCAAGGTTAATCTTCACAAATTCCGGTAATGCTATCCTGGCGTTAGCATCAAATGCTATTCACTTGCTTTGGAAATGGCAGCGAAGTGATCGTAATTCAAATGGCAAG GCAACTGCCAGTGTATCACCTCAGTTGTGGCAACCATCAAGTGGCATTCTTATGACAAATGATGTTGCTGATACAAATCCAGAAGAGGCTGTTCCTTGTTTTGCTTTATCTAAGAATGATTCTTATGTAATGTCAGCATCTGGAGGAAAGATTTCCCTGTTTAATATGATGACATTTAAG ACAATGGCAACTTTCATGCCACCGCCACCTGCCGCGACTTTTCTTGCATTCCACCCACaagataataatattattgcTATTGGCATGGATGATTCAACAATTCAGATATATAATGTCCGTGTGGATGAG GTGAAGAGTAAACTCATAGGTCACTCCAAAAGAATAACTGGCCTTGCCTTCTCTCATGCACTGAATGTGCTTGTCTCATCCGGGGCAGATTCTCAG CTTTGTGTATGGAACACTGATGGATGGGAAAAGCAGAAGACTAAATTCTTGCAGATTCCTGTTGGGATAACACCAACTGCACAATCAGAGACACGCGTACAATTCCATCAAGACCAGATACGTCTTCTTGTTGTACATGAGACTCAGCTTGCCTTATACGAAACAACGAAGTTGGAATGTTTTAAGCAG TGGGTCCCTCGTGAATCTTTCGCGCCAATTACTCATGCAACATTTTCATGTGATAGCCAACTGGTATATGCCAGCTTTTTGGATGCAACTATTTGTGTGTTTGTTGCTGCAAACCTCAGACCACGTTGCCGTATAAATCCCTCTGCTTATCTGCCAGCTAGTGTCAGGTATTTGGATTTTGCCTGCTGTTATAATTTGAGTCCATTTGAACTTGGAATGGCTGCTACACTATCCATCTCAGATATAACTATTCTTATTCAGAAACGGTCTTTTCCTCTATGTTGCAGCTCCAATGTTCACCCTCTTGTAATTGCTGCTCATCCATCAGAGCCAAATGAATTTGCGGTGGGACTCTCCGATGGAGGGGTTCATGTCTTCGAGCCCCTAGAGTCTGAAAACAGATGGGGAGTGCCTCAATCAGCAGACAACGGGTCAGCCAGCAGTATAACAGCGACACCTTCAGTTGCAGCTCAAGGATCAGAACAAGCgcaaagatga